The Enoplosus armatus isolate fEnoArm2 chromosome 5, fEnoArm2.hap1, whole genome shotgun sequence genome contains the following window.
aaacaacaactcACATGTTTAGTTTCTGTAAGATAAGATTCTGTCCTAGTaagtgaaatacatttactcaTCATCATTCCGACTTAGTTCCCTGTAATGTTTCATGGTGCACTTTATGACTTGCAGTGTTTTACTAATTACTAGTCTCTTTCAAAAATGGTTTCCCCtacactgaaataataataatgggttCAAGATTGACAggattttattaaatatttaacaatttaacagtctgtttgtgtgcagaacATGGTTTGTGCCAGTGTGTTTGCGTGATTTACATCAGCAATATGTGCTGCAATATTGCTGTAAGTCTTAAATGTTGAGTATGAATATACTAATCATTTATATTTAGtcgttttttttaacaaaattaaAGGTTCATTTAAAGGTGAATCTGTTGTGCAGTGTTGCTCTCTAATTTATTTAGAGACTGATTTTTGGTGGATTGTTTAGAcagttttgaattttttttccaaaacagttgcaatgtttttccacttttaaaATGGTAGAAAATTGAAGACCAGCCCAGAGAGTTTTGTTGGAAGGTTTTATGTTGATTTCTGAAAAAGATAACTGTCAATCATCTGTACAGCCAAACTGACATGACATCTGCACCTTGTCATACTTCAGAGTGAAGCAAAATCAGTTAgagtttaagaaaaaaaaaaagatatcatTGTGCATCGCTGCATCGTGTAATAACAAGAAGTCTAACTTTGTCAGCTTTGATTATTAACATTTAGCAACTtctataataataactgagGCTAATTACATTTTCCCTTGTTATTTGAACAGGAAGACCCTGCACTCAGCTACAAGTGCTGAACCCTGAACGATCAGCTCGACTCATCAAGGACATCCTATCAACAGCCTGGCCAACTAGAGACTTCATTGTCCACTGGGAACCTGGAAACAGAGAGTTGAAGCATCCCACAGTTTCCTGGCTAAAGGGAATTTGGAAGCATCTCTATATAAATTTTGCTGATGAACTAAGTACCTTTGAAGACATGCCTTTGATCCCACTTGTGCCACTTGAGGAAAACATGGACGTAGTTAAGGTTCTACGTCTCAAAACTCCATCCCCCATAATTCTTGTGGATGAAGAAGAGGCACCGCTTTCTGAAAACCTTCTTGACATCATGGAAAAGCTTGGAGGAGTAGTGATAAAAAAGTTGGATTCATGTTTGCAGCACCCTCTACTTAAGAAGTACATCCATCCTTCCTCTCCTGGTATGCTTCTGCAAATTATGGATAGATTGTCCACACAACGATTATCCAGCCAGGTCTCTTCTTTCTCAGTGAAAGAGAAGGTTGCGCTCAGAAACTTTCTTGCAGGTCTGTCTGACAttacagagagggaaaagcaTACCCTGCTTGAACTTTCCATCTTTGAGAAAGTGGGAACCTGCTCTGAAGGTACCTCAGCATTTACATCGTTGAGAGGTGCTAGAGCTTTACATCATAGAGCCAAGTATCCACCAAATGTGAAATTATCTGTAAATCTTGTGGGTTGCTGTGACGAGGAATCAATCCGCCTCATCAAGATGCTAAATGTAcaacaagtgaaaacaacagAATGTTTGAAGATGATCATTCAGGATATTGAGAGGGGGTTCTACACAACAGATGAGATAACCCAAATCATGCTTTGGGCACTTAAACATCTGGCGTttctaaaaaatgaaaactcaTCTGTGATTGGATGGCTTTCTGCTCTTAAATTTATTCAGTTGCCTTGTGGAAAGTCAGTCAAAGCCTCAGATCTTTTTGATCCTGAGCTGGAGATTCTACAGAATCTGTTCTACATGGAAGAGAAAACCAGGTTTCCAACAAGTACATTCACGTCTTCCCCTGATATTCTTCATTCACTCAGACAACTGGGACTAAGAAATGAAGTGCAGCTCGGTGAAAAAGATGCACTCAAAGTGGCAAAGAAGATAGAGGAGTTACAAAACAGCAAGGAACCTGTGTGGGACTCCGTAATCAAAAAGGCGAAAACACTCCTACAAATACTTAACAGACAAACCAAGCTGGTGAAATCAGCTGATGCTCAGACATCATTGCTAAAACTGAAATGGGTACCTGTCTGCAAAGAAAGACCTCTAACTTACCCTAAATCCCTTGCTTGGGTTGGAGATACTCTCAATATCTGTTCTTTTTCCGAGATGTGTGACATATCCCATGCAGTGCTTGTGGGATCTTCAGTAGCGCTGGTTGAACACACATCTGCAGGTATGAAGAAGGCACTGAAACTAACTGTAGAGCCACAGGTGGATCAAGTATTACAGCACCTGAAAGCAGTGAATGACTGGCATAAATCTCAGGCATTCACCACAGAGGATTGGTATCAATTCCAGCAGATCTTGTTTGAGATTTATGGTTTCATGCAGGCTCATCTTGAGGATGCTAGAGAAGCAATGAAATCATTGCCTTTTGATTGGGTGTGGACAGGGAAGACATTCTCATCACCTGGCCAGACGGTCCTAAAGCCCCTCCCTGATCTAGACTTGCAGCCTTACCTGTACTCCCTGCCAAAGACAATTAGAAAGTTTCACAAGCTTTTCAAGTTTTGTGGTTCAGTTGAAGAGGTTGTCCCAAGCCATGTGTTTGAAGTCATCAGCACCATCCAACAAAGATGTGAAGGAGGGATTTCCAAGGAGGAAAGCAAACATGATATCCTACTTTTGATCAACATCCTGAGATGGCTGTACAACAGTCAGATACATGTagaaacaaacatgcatgtgcCGATTCTTTGTTACAAGGACCCAAGCAAATTAGCGATGAAGCCCATTCATGAATGCACCTACTGTGACATCAAGGTTGATGACTTGAATGACTTACTTGAAGATGCATCAGAGCCCATTATATTGGTCCATGATGACATCCCTATGAAAACCGCAGAGTGGCTGAAGGTTCCATGTTTGAGCACAAGGTTGATAAACCCAGAGAACCTTGGCTTTGAACAGTCAGGCCAACGAGAACCTCTAACAGTGAGAATAAAGAACATCTTGGAGGAATATCCATCTGTAGCAGACATTTTCAAAGAGCTCCTCCAGAATGCTGATGATGCAAGTGCAACAGAGTGCAGTTTCCTCATTGAcatgagaaaaaacactgacattcgAGAGAATCTCCTTGACCCTGGCATGATTGTTTGCCACGGGTCCTCCTTGTGGTCTTTCAACAACTCTGTATTCTCAGACACAGACTTTCTGAACATTACAAGGTTAGGTGGATCAGTTAAGAGATGTGAAGCAGACAAAGTTGGCAAGTTTGGCTTGGGCTTTAACTCAGTTTATCACATCACTGATATCCCCATCATAATGAGCAGAGAGTTCATGATCATGTTTGATCCAAACATCAATCACATCAGCAAGCACATCAGAGACAGGTCTAATCCAGGGATCAAAATCAACTGgagcaaacaacagaaaaggTTGAGAAAATTTCCCAACCAGTTCAAACCTTTCATTAATGTCTTCAATTGCCAGCTTCCTCTTGCTCAGGACTCTCCATACAAGTACAACGGCACACTTTTCAGGCTACCATTCAGAACAGAGCAGGAAGCCTCACAAAGTGAAATCAGTAGTCTGTACTACAACACCACGGACATCTATTCCCTGGTTGATGAGTTCAGCATATGTGGCCATCGGTTCATTCTATTTACTCAGCATGTTGGAAGTATGGTCTTAAAATACCTGAAATATGAGGAACCAAATCCAGCGGGAGCACAAGATGTCGTCACCATCAACAAAAGTGTGTGGTCATCCAAAGCCTCATACGGACCTCTGAGTATCCTAAAATCTGCAGCAAAGGTTATGAAGAAAGTAGCAAGCACCAACAGGGTACCTGCTGATGTTCCCAAGTCCGGCTGCATCATACGCGTTTTGGTGGAGGAGTTTCATAACGTGTTCAAACGCATTGTCGATCTCCACTCGCCACTGTTCAGAGGTTCAGAGGAAGATCCTAACCAGTACTTTGAGATGGCTGCTAAAGGTGTTCAGACAAGAAGACTCACAGATGAAATGCCCCAAAAGGCAGTCGAGGTCACTAATTGGCTCATTTGCTCATGCATGGATGTAACTGAGGCACTCAAGTTTTCCCTCAGTGATAGTGGAAAAAGACTTGGACTAGTGCCTTGTGGAGGAGTGGCTGTTCTGCTCTCAGAGGAAGAGAATCGCAAATGGACAGTAAAGACAAGTACCACCCCAATCGGAGAGGTGTTTTGTTACTTACCTCTCAGAATCAAAACAGGCCTACCAGTCCATATTAATGGCTGCTTTGCTGTGACGTCCAACCGCAAAGAGATCTGGAAGACAGACACCAAAGGACAGTGGAATTCTGTGTTCATGAGACATGTTATTGTCCAGGCCTATTTAGCAGCACTCACAATGCTGCGTACAATGGCTGAAAGTGGAGAACTGCTTGACTACAGTTATTATGCAGCATGGCCAGATCCAAGTCAGGTGCATGATGACTTCACACTGATCAGCCAGGGTGTCTACCAAGAAATAGCCAAAGGAGGTGACAGTGAGCATGCAAAGGTTTTCTCAGACGGCAAAACTTGGGTGTCAATCAAATACGTCAGATTCCTTGATGACGTCTTACTGTGTAGGCCAGACATTGGTCCTGCTGCTTTCAAGATATTCTTGAAATACCTCAAGAAGAGTGGCTCACAGAACCTGTGTGCTGTTGAGCTGCCTGACTGGGTGAAGGAGGGATTTGATGATGCTGGATGTAAAGAGAAGTTGATGGAAAACACCCTGACAGAGACACAGTTCTTTTCAGATGTCTTTTTCCCTCACATCCAGGAAATCGACAAAGAGCTTCGAGATCCCCTGATGCATTATGTCTTGAATGAGAAACTTGAAGATTTTGCATCAATCCTCAGGGTTACTCCTTGTATCCCATGCTCTGGCCCCAATAAGGAACTGGTTTTACCTTCCAGACTCATTCACCCAGAAGGAAGAGTTGCTAAACTCTACAACACTGAGGATGGAAGATTTCCTGAAGGGACTTCTAAAGACTACCTAAACCCTGTGTGTCTAGTGAAGCTAGTGCAGTTAGGCATGGTTAAAGATGATCTGTCGTGGGAGGACCTGATTGAACGTGCTCAATCTGTTATTGAtcttaatgaaaatgatcacaCAGCTGCATGCTTTCGTAGCAGTATACTACTCAGTCTCATCGATGAGAAACTGAAGATGAGAGATCCAGGAGCAGCTGAACTCTTAGAAAAGCTACAGGACATCAAGCTTCTTCCATTCCTGACAAGACCTGCAGGCTTCTCACTGCCTTGGCATGGGAACAACTTTTCCCCAACAACAATGTTCTCTGCTAGAGAACTCTTCACAACTGAACATCAAGACACAGTGTGTCTAATGAAGCCAATCCTGAATGAGAATTCTCCATCTTTCAAAGGTTGTGGTGCAATGTCATTGGCTGTGAAAGACTGTCTTGGTCTAATAAGAAAGCCCTCAGTTGGACTGGTCATCAGTCAACTCAAGAAACTGTCTCAATCATTTGATGGTGTCACACTGTATCaggaaaacataacaaatgccTGTTACAAGTTTCTTCATGAGGAAATGCTACAGGATGAGAATGCAAAAGGACAAATAACTGAGGAACTGAAAGCGTTCAATTCCATCCTGGTGGAGAACACATATGTCAATCCGTCCAAAGTTGCTTTCCACCTGAATTTTGATGCAGCTCCACATCTTTATCAGCTCCccaacaaatacagaaacagctGTCGGGAGCTCTTTGAAAGTGTTGGGGTACAGCCCAATTTCACAGTCGAGGATTTCTCAGCAGTTCTTGAAACTGTGAAGCAAGAATGTGGGCGAAGGACACTCACAGAGGAGAACTTCCAGTTGTGTCGCAGAATTATTAGTGAAGGAATATGGAGCTTGATACGAGACAAGAACCAAGAATACTGCCAAGCGAATTATGGTGGGATTCTGTTACCTGACTCCAATATGACATTGCAACCGTCTAAATCACTATGCTACAATGACTGCCCTTGGATAAAAGTCAGAGACTCATCTGTGAAATACTGTCACGGGGATATTCCAAGAGAGGTTGCTGTGAAATTAGGAGCAGTTCCAAAACGTCACAAAGCCTTGGAGAGGTATGCCTCGAATGTCTGCTTCACTCCACTTGGGAGTGAGTttggacagaaagaaaaactcacAAGCAGAATTAAAAGCATTCTCAATGCTTATCcatcagaaaaagaaatgctaaAAGAGCTGCTTCAAAATGCAGATGATGCCAAAGCCACTGaaatttactttgtttttgatTCAAGGACACACCCCACAGACAGAATATTTGATGATAAATGGATCCCAATGCAAGGCCCTGCCCTCTGTGTATATAACAACCAGCCTTTCACAGAGGATGATGTCAGAGGTATACAGAACCTCGGAAGAGGAACAAAAGAGGCCAATCCAGGCAAAACTGGTCAGTATGGCATAGGATTCAACTCTGTCTATCACATCACTGACTGCCCGTCCTTCATTTCAAACAATGACATTCTGTGCATCTTTGATCCACATGCACAGTTTGCACCTGGGGCTACATCTGTGAGTCCTGGAAGAATGTTTAGAGACTTGGACTCTGACTTCAGATCCCAGTTTTCTGATGTTCTAAATCTTTATTTGGGAGTTCATTTTAAGTTAGAACGCAGCACAATGTTCAGATTCCCCATCCGCTCTACGGAGATGGCAAAGACATCAGAGATAAGTTCTGTACCTGCATCAGACAGAATGGTGCAAAACCTTCTGGATAAGTTAAAAACTGATGGTGCAGAGCTTCTGATGTTCCTCAACCACATGGAGAAAATATCAATCTGTGAAATAAGTCATGCATCTGAAGAGCTGAAAGTGCTCTATTCTGTGACAGCCAAAATAACAGATGGTGATCGGCTAAAACGCAAACAGTTTCATGCCTCAGTCATTGATAGTGTGACCAAAAAGAAGCAGCTCACTGCTATCCCAGTCCAACAGATAACCTACACAATGGACATAGAGGACACTGATGGAAATTTGACCACATGGATGATCTGCAATCGATCTGGCTTCCCTAACAttgaaaatgtctcaaaaagTGTGGTCTCAGCCCACAAAAATGAAGACATAACTCTATTTCCACGTGGAGGGGTAGCTGCATGTGTAAGCCACAACTACAAAAAACCCCACAGAGCCTTCTGCTTTCTGCCCCTTTCACTGGAGACTGGCTTACCTTTTCATGTCAATGGGCATTTTGCCCTAGACTCTGCTAGAAGAAACCTATGGAGAGATGACAATGGAGTGGGCGTAAGGAGTGACTGGAATAACAATTTGATGACATTACTGATAACCCCTGCCTTTGTGGAACTGCTGATTCAGCTCAAGCGTCGATACTTCCCAGGTCCTGATCCCACCATGACCGTACTTCAAGGGACACCGCTTCATGTTGTTAAAGATACACTGCGGAAATATCTGTTCTTCTTCCCAGTCAACAGACTTGATATACAGCCCGATTGGTACTGCCTGGTTAAAGCAGTGTACAACTGTATCCATGCTGACCTAAAGCGCCTGCTTCCTGTAGTCAGAGCAGCGCACATTGACAACTCTGACATGCACTctgtcatttacatttcatgggTGAACACATCCACTGCAAACAAAGGCAGAGCCTTTTTTGATAATCTGCTCCAAGATGAGCTTCAGCACTTGAAAAACACAGAGTACAACATCACCTCAAGGAAgtctgtggctgaaaatgtcTACAGGCTGAAAACCTTGCTTGTGGATATTGGTTTCAACCTGGTTCATAGCTGCGATGAGACAGCGAATCTCTACTTCTGTTTGGAAGACGCAGGGATACCAGTCAGTCATGTGACACCAGAGGATGTCCGCAACTTCCTTCACACTTTCTCATCACCAGATACATCTTGCCATGTTGGAAAACTCCCATGCCGGCTCCAACAGTCAAACTACAAGCTAGTTCATAACTTAAAGCTTCTAGTTGACTACTGCTTCAAAGATATAGAAGCGGATGAAGTCAAAATTGATGGTTTGCCTCTGTTGATAACAATGGACAATATGCTACAGGTGTTTGATTCCAAGAAACCAAAGTTCCTGACAGCACATCATGAGTTAATCTCATCAAGGAAAGAAATGTTCATGAATACATTGTACATCAGGTACAGCAACATTCTTTTGAAGGAAGGAGCTGCAAAGACCTTTGACATCAGCAGCTTTGGTGACCTACTGGGGTCTGTTCTTCCAAGAGAGTATCGAACAAGGATCCCTGTAAAGTGGAGAGACACTTTCGCAAGTGAATCTTGGCTGAAGAATGTGTGGAACTTCATCAGTGAAAATATCGCTGTTAAGGACGAACAGGTGGACATAAAACCCAGTTTCGACACAGTGCTTGACATTCTGAAAGACTGGGCTTTGTTACCTGGAAT
Protein-coding sequences here:
- the sacs gene encoding sacsin produces the protein MANYPDPWLPWVTVRHEYIGLRSYQVSPFTSVQDVKQLLYEETDLPVKEQRLTHNGRVLDDGVQLGTLVPAGCPEISVTLEGRGLKGGGRFGQTTPPLVEFLKDILRRYPEGGQILKELIQNAEDAGATEVKFMYDETEYGVESLWSPDMAQHQGTALYVYNDAVFTVEDWNGIQEIARSRKREDPLKVGRFGIGFNSVYHVTDVPSIFSGDQIAMLDPHQTLFGVHESGQCWNLKTDIKEITELADQFAPYIGMFGSSEKTIKDGSFPGTLFRFPLRLKPSQLSGNIYNKEKVLELFESFKADADTVLLFLKSVQKISLHVRESDGTERMLFQVTATENTDDKLERPNALKTLGQAIDSYSNGVPSSTITCVTYQVNIETQDETAKETQRMTWLVCNGVGGRGMCPELDSLADDLKFMPIIGIALPLTLINKEDKGATSGFSGRAFCFLPLPPGEESETGLPVHVSGFFGLTDNRRSIKWREVDQWRDPAALWNELLIITVIPRAYFMLITEAVKRVQTKKDQDFPLSPSGTYEAWPDPKQVKSRWKAILQPLFHELLQQQVIYSLSESWIRVDQAVFSELDTDEDISETVINYLQSSGTQVAKVPAAVDFVLAAYMTESTEVKKVTPSLLRQVIRKCKHKGPSQEKLLLLEFTLSDANYSDLIGLELLPLQDETFTTFLSSVSEKDAIYIASEEYPRSLYPGLEGRFVLESIKPSVMDSLKKTAKSRGRPCTQLQVLNPERSARLIKDILSTAWPTRDFIVHWEPGNRELKHPTVSWLKGIWKHLYINFADELSTFEDMPLIPLVPLEENMDVVKVLRLKTPSPIILVDEEEAPLSENLLDIMEKLGGVVIKKLDSCLQHPLLKKYIHPSSPGMLLQIMDRLSTQRLSSQVSSFSVKEKVALRNFLAGLSDITEREKHTLLELSIFEKVGTCSEGTSAFTSLRGARALHHRAKYPPNVKLSVNLVGCCDEESIRLIKMLNVQQVKTTECLKMIIQDIERGFYTTDEITQIMLWALKHLAFLKNENSSVIGWLSALKFIQLPCGKSVKASDLFDPELEILQNLFYMEEKTRFPTSTFTSSPDILHSLRQLGLRNEVQLGEKDALKVAKKIEELQNSKEPVWDSVIKKAKTLLQILNRQTKLVKSADAQTSLLKLKWVPVCKERPLTYPKSLAWVGDTLNICSFSEMCDISHAVLVGSSVALVEHTSAGMKKALKLTVEPQVDQVLQHLKAVNDWHKSQAFTTEDWYQFQQILFEIYGFMQAHLEDAREAMKSLPFDWVWTGKTFSSPGQTVLKPLPDLDLQPYLYSLPKTIRKFHKLFKFCGSVEEVVPSHVFEVISTIQQRCEGGISKEESKHDILLLINILRWLYNSQIHVETNMHVPILCYKDPSKLAMKPIHECTYCDIKVDDLNDLLEDASEPIILVHDDIPMKTAEWLKVPCLSTRLINPENLGFEQSGQREPLTVRIKNILEEYPSVADIFKELLQNADDASATECSFLIDMRKNTDIRENLLDPGMIVCHGSSLWSFNNSVFSDTDFLNITRLGGSVKRCEADKVGKFGLGFNSVYHITDIPIIMSREFMIMFDPNINHISKHIRDRSNPGIKINWSKQQKRLRKFPNQFKPFINVFNCQLPLAQDSPYKYNGTLFRLPFRTEQEASQSEISSLYYNTTDIYSLVDEFSICGHRFILFTQHVGSMVLKYLKYEEPNPAGAQDVVTINKSVWSSKASYGPLSILKSAAKVMKKVASTNRVPADVPKSGCIIRVLVEEFHNVFKRIVDLHSPLFRGSEEDPNQYFEMAAKGVQTRRLTDEMPQKAVEVTNWLICSCMDVTEALKFSLSDSGKRLGLVPCGGVAVLLSEEENRKWTVKTSTTPIGEVFCYLPLRIKTGLPVHINGCFAVTSNRKEIWKTDTKGQWNSVFMRHVIVQAYLAALTMLRTMAESGELLDYSYYAAWPDPSQVHDDFTLISQGVYQEIAKGGDSEHAKVFSDGKTWVSIKYVRFLDDVLLCRPDIGPAAFKIFLKYLKKSGSQNLCAVELPDWVKEGFDDAGCKEKLMENTLTETQFFSDVFFPHIQEIDKELRDPLMHYVLNEKLEDFASILRVTPCIPCSGPNKELVLPSRLIHPEGRVAKLYNTEDGRFPEGTSKDYLNPVCLVKLVQLGMVKDDLSWEDLIERAQSVIDLNENDHTAACFRSSILLSLIDEKLKMRDPGAAELLEKLQDIKLLPFLTRPAGFSLPWHGNNFSPTTMFSARELFTTEHQDTVCLMKPILNENSPSFKGCGAMSLAVKDCLGLIRKPSVGLVISQLKKLSQSFDGVTLYQENITNACYKFLHEEMLQDENAKGQITEELKAFNSILVENTYVNPSKVAFHLNFDAAPHLYQLPNKYRNSCRELFESVGVQPNFTVEDFSAVLETVKQECGRRTLTEENFQLCRRIISEGIWSLIRDKNQEYCQANYGGILLPDSNMTLQPSKSLCYNDCPWIKVRDSSVKYCHGDIPREVAVKLGAVPKRHKALERYASNVCFTPLGSEFGQKEKLTSRIKSILNAYPSEKEMLKELLQNADDAKATEIYFVFDSRTHPTDRIFDDKWIPMQGPALCVYNNQPFTEDDVRGIQNLGRGTKEANPGKTGQYGIGFNSVYHITDCPSFISNNDILCIFDPHAQFAPGATSVSPGRMFRDLDSDFRSQFSDVLNLYLGVHFKLERSTMFRFPIRSTEMAKTSEISSVPASDRMVQNLLDKLKTDGAELLMFLNHMEKISICEISHASEELKVLYSVTAKITDGDRLKRKQFHASVIDSVTKKKQLTAIPVQQITYTMDIEDTDGNLTTWMICNRSGFPNIENVSKSVVSAHKNEDITLFPRGGVAACVSHNYKKPHRAFCFLPLSLETGLPFHVNGHFALDSARRNLWRDDNGVGVRSDWNNNLMTLLITPAFVELLIQLKRRYFPGPDPTMTVLQGTPLHVVKDTLRKYLFFFPVNRLDIQPDWYCLVKAVYNCIHADLKRLLPVVRAAHIDNSDMHSVIYISWVNTSTANKGRAFFDNLLQDELQHLKNTEYNITSRKSVAENVYRLKTLLVDIGFNLVHSCDETANLYFCLEDAGIPVSHVTPEDVRNFLHTFSSPDTSCHVGKLPCRLQQSNYKLVHNLKLLVDYCFKDIEADEVKIDGLPLLITMDNMLQVFDSKKPKFLTAHHELISSRKEMFMNTLYIRYSNILLKEGAAKTFDISSFGDLLGSVLPREYRTRIPVKWRDTFASESWLKNVWNFISENIAVKDEQVDIKPSFDTVLDILKDWALLPGIKFMAREKIVVPEHDMLLPLSLMNIAIFPHGQNDKVFHTLMKAGCIQLAVNKICVKENPIMPFLAQHTANIENPSSVLKAVEYMIQTSAFKVANLTDKDFEALLLYFNCNLANLTQQDAQSLKLLPCFKSVSGKYISIASYGTNYVLAKSIPTADIDKWAHTASFAFLADSPQLKELYTFLGCMPIDDLEIYIQHLLPKFESLSYDAKVEHIVYLKEKLLSMEESCEMKDQLYEKLEGLLFIYDNSNRLRPTKFFYDETVKVFEVMLPAKSFIPSDFFKKVEQVSKPKNGTLLLTSWITFLRNIGLKHEVSQQQVLQFSKEVSIKAQTESWTKEKVQTIVNVLLNHIFKERTDLFLGTFLKELSMIPFLCPERAPKELIKLHSQYQEMSGTLPLIRFSGSQVNPKFKQTDVIHLLWTSCPILPEKATPSSIKDQEGSTITGQEQLDQVLNMLGVNLDPLLEKVISNCKNICNISNPDDEMVKTRNKVLRSTYEFLNADKRDFRYQLRGVAFVMVEDGWKLLKPEEVVINLDNESDFKPYLYKLPLELGTFHQLFKLLGTEDVVSTKQYVEVLWRIYRSSEGKQLDPNEMRTVKRVVSGLFKSLHNDPVEIRKDLESLRDLTFYLPSHDGRLAKSSSLVFDDAPHYKSRIQGNVGVQMLVDMSQCYLGKDHAFHTKLIMLLPQKLRPRLLSSILEEQLDEDSPKMCQFGALCSLQGRLQLLLSSEQFITGLIRIMKHENDNAYLVNEEKAIRLCKALCEGLKVSCFEKLQTTLRVKGCSPIPHSRSETLAFLKRYGTAVIHLYIQHSDSKDINFLLALAMTLKSATDNLISDTSYLIAMLGCNDIYRITEKLDNLGVKYDSTEPSKLELPLPGTPIPAEIHHTLLMDPMNVFYPGEYVGYLVDSEGGDMYGSYQPTYTYAIIVQEVEREEEENTSFLGKCFQIDIGYSEYKIVSSLDLYKFSRQDESTHVRDTSAPSTPTSPNSRSSGLRMIPPLFAGKENLRPPTQKQSPKKIKLHALPEILKEVTLVVEQAWKLPETERKKIIRRLYLKWHPDKNAENLDIATEVFKHLQNEINRMEKQSLADQQNTDRASRRSYSTSSSRFQSEKFSFQRFYSSWNQEATNHKSERQQFREHYTSYAGSSHSHRFFVPPTFKTVGNPVEARRWLRQARANYSAARNDLHKNANEWVCFKCYLATKLALIAADYAVRGKSDKDVKPTALAQKVEEYNSQLIGLANDVQILEGYGVDSLRTRYPDLLPFPQIPNDRYTSEVAMRVMECTARIIIKLETFVQQKM